Part of the Acidobacteriota bacterium genome is shown below.
ACCTCGTGGAAGGCCTCGACGGCGCGATCGACGAACCCGGCGCGCTTGAAGTCGAGCCCCAGGCAGAGCAGCACGTGCTGATGCTCGGTCTTCGAGAGCCGTGGCCGCTGCAGGATGTGCTGGTGCACCTGGATGGCGCGCGAGACCTGGCCCTTTTCGCGGTGGAGGTTGCCGAGCACGACCTGGACGTCGACGGCCTCCTCGTGGTGGGCCGCCGCGCGGCTGAACGACTCGATGGCCAGGTCGAACTGGCGATCGACGAGGCGGTTGAGGCCCTGCAGGTAGTGCAGCGAATCGCGGAAGCGGCGTCGATCGATCCAGCGGCCATCGCGCAGCTTGTAGCGCTCCCAGGCCTTGCCGGCCGCGAGCCCGACGAGCAGCGCTGCGAGCGCGCCGAGCAGCAGCGCGTACTCGCCCATCACCGGTCGGCTCCGGCCACGTAGGGCTCGACGATGGCGTCCCAGCGGTCCTGGGCTTCGAGCACGAACTCGACGAACTCGCGCACGGCGCCGTGCCCGCCGCGGGCCTCGGCGATCCAGTCGACGCGCGACCGGACCGCTTCGACCGCGTCGGCTGGTGCGGCGGCGAGTCCGACACGGCCGAGCACCGGCAGGTCGAGCAGGTCGTCGCCCATGAACGCGACCTCCTCGTCCCGCAGGCCCTGTTCGGCCAGCAGGCGTTGGTAGGCGTCGAGCTTGTTGGTCACCCCCTGCAGGACGATGGGGATCCCGAGCTGCGCAGCGCGCTGGGTCGTCGACGCCGCCTGCCGCGCCGAGAGCAGGCCCGTCGCGAGGCCCGCCCGGTGCGCCCACACGATGGCCGTGCCGTCGCGAATGTGGAACTGCTTCGATTCGGTGCCGTCGGCGTGCAGCAGGATCGTGCCGTCGGTGAGCACCCCGTCGACGTCGAAGAGCAGCAGCCTGAGCGAGCGAGCCTTCTCGGCGAGGTCCACGGTCAGAACATCTCCGTCCGCCACAGGTCGTGCAGGTGGAGCACGCCGAGCACGCGCCGTGCCTCGTCGGCCACGATGAGCGACGAGATCTTGCGCTGTTCGAGGATGGCCAGGGCTTCCACGGCCAGCAGCGCCGGCGGGACGACGACCGGGTTGGGCGTCATCACGTCGCGGGCCACGCGGTCGAGCACGTTCGGCGCGCCGCTCATGTGCCGGCGGAGGTCGCCATCGGTGATGATGCCGAGCACGATGCCGTCCTCGTCGACGACCGACGTCATGCCGAGACCCTTGCTCGACATCTCGTAGATCACGTCGCGCATCACCGTGTCGGGCCCGACACGCGGCGTGTCCTTGCCGCCGTGCATGAGCGCCTCGGCACGCATCAGCCGCTTGCCGAGCCGGCCGCCCGGGTGCAGGCTCGCGAAGTCGTCCTCCCGGAAGCCGCGTCGTACGAGCAGCACCATCGCCAGCGCGTCGCCGAGCGCCAGCGCGGCCGTCGTGCTCGCCGTCGGGGCCAGGTTCATCGGACACGCCTCGCCGTCGACGCGGCAGTCGAGGGCGACGTCGGCGGCCTGCCCGAGCGTCGAGTCGGGGTTTCCCGTGAGCGCGATGAGCCGGGCGCCGATGCGCCGGATGAACTCGAGCACCCGGACCAGTTCGGCCGTCTCGCCGCTGTACGACGCGGCAATCACCACGTCGTCGCGGTGGATGACGCCGAGGTCGCCGTGAATGGCCTCGGCGGGGTGCAAGAAGAACGCCGGCGTGCCGGTGCTCGACAGCGTCGCGGCGATCTTGCGGCAGATGATGCCCGACTTGCCCATGCCGGTGACGATGACGCGGCCCTGGCAGCCGTGGAGCAGCTCGATTGCGCGGTCGAGCCGTTCGTCGAGGCGTCCGACGAGGCCGACGATGGCGGCCGCCTCCGTTTCGAGGACCTTACGCGCCAGCG
Proteins encoded:
- a CDS encoding HAD-IIIA family hydrolase yields the protein MDLAEKARSLRLLLFDVDGVLTDGTILLHADGTESKQFHIRDGTAIVWAHRAGLATGLLSARQAASTTQRAAQLGIPIVLQGVTNKLDAYQRLLAEQGLRDEEVAFMGDDLLDLPVLGRVGLAAAPADAVEAVRSRVDWIAEARGGHGAVREFVEFVLEAQDRWDAIVEPYVAGADR
- a CDS encoding KpsF/GutQ family sugar-phosphate isomerase produces the protein MADPQATSSSTAPAAERQSLALARKVLETEAAAIVGLVGRLDERLDRAIELLHGCQGRVIVTGMGKSGIICRKIAATLSSTGTPAFFLHPAEAIHGDLGVIHRDDVVIAASYSGETAELVRVLEFIRRIGARLIALTGNPDSTLGQAADVALDCRVDGEACPMNLAPTASTTAALALGDALAMVLLVRRGFREDDFASLHPGGRLGKRLMRAEALMHGGKDTPRVGPDTVMRDVIYEMSSKGLGMTSVVDEDGIVLGIITDGDLRRHMSGAPNVLDRVARDVMTPNPVVVPPALLAVEALAILEQRKISSLIVADEARRVLGVLHLHDLWRTEMF